TTCCATAAAAACCAGAAGATCCTGTATATGCGATTGTTTCTAAAAAACTGTAGTACCAAAAGTAAGCCAAGAAGACAAACACAAAAAGTCGAAGGACATCTTACACAATACCGGTAAATCAAGAAACCTCGGTGGATACATTCTTATAGGTGCTGGAATTTATTTTCATAGAAAAAATCGAAATAATTTGTGATCAATTGTTTTATAGATAAATTAAGAAAAAAACACACAATATCGTGTGTCTTTTTTTCATGAACGAACTAATTAGGATTTTCTTTTTAATACAAGTGCGCCACCGAATAACATGAGGCTACCCAAAATTTTATTGGTTAAATCGTACTGGATTCCTGTAATAGGAAGTGTTGTTTCTTTTGGTTTCATAGTTTGTGTCGTCGAAGTTATCTGTGTGGTAGGTGTTTTAGACATCGTTGTGGGTTTGTTTTCTGTTTTGGTGTCTAAGATTGTTGTGTCATCTTCTTTAGGGTTTGGTACATTTGGCTCATCGTTTTTGAATATGAGCGCTTTAAGTGCATTTTCTAGAGTTTCAGTCCACTCATCCACGTCACTTTGATGTGTGATTTTACGATTATTTTCGATAAGTGCTAATGCATCAGTAATAACTTCATAGTTTTCGTAGTCATCAGCATTTAATTTCGTAACACGTTCTTTGAGGACCTCTAGTTTTGAATAATCTGCCATCTTTAGTTCAAGATTTTTAATCGCATCTTCGAGTTGTGAATTAATTGCATCAACTTTATTCTGCTCAGGGATTCGGTATGAACGTACAATTGATGCAACAAGGTTTTGAAGCTTCATTACCGACTCATCAGAATAAAGATCAAGATTTTTAGGGATTGCTGTTAGAGTGTGATCGAGTACTGAATAATCTGCAGGTTTCACTAATTTATCTGCATGACGCGTAGCAAACGCATCCATGAGTTCGATAATATGATTCATACCGTGATCTTGTGATGGATCATCCGCCCAAATCGCTTGCATGCTTCCAATCGATGGAATTTTACTGCCCCCAGCTAAGTCGTTAAAATCGTTGGTTTGTGTTCGCTTCAGAGCATCTTTAAGGTTGTAACCATCTTTATCGATTCGACCTAATACCCAGTACCATCCATCATTTGTATTAAGAATTGGATGTCCTTTTGATGCAAAGTAGTCTGGTTTCGCGACATTAAATCCCCACCAACCTGAAGTCCAATATGAAATAATAATATCTTTATCAAAAGTTCCGAATTGATCTTTACTATTGTAGTAGATACCATCGTTAAAACTCATGGGTTTCATACCTGCATCTTTAATGATTTGAGCTAAAGTATTTGAGTATGCAATAAAATCTCCATAAAGTCCATTTTTTTGCAGTTCACCCCAACCAGGTGATGTGAATACATCATTTGCATATTCATCAGCACCAAAGTTGAAAATTGAGGATGCACCCGCATTTCCAAAGTAGTCAACATATTTCTTAGTTAATGCTTGAACAAAAGCGATTGCTTCTTTATTTTCAATATTAACTGTACGTTCTGAAGTTTTGTTATTGTTTTGGTAACGGACATTGCTTAGTCCAAGTTCTTCCATAGCTACAAGGATTGCGTCCATGTGGCCGGGGCTGTTAATGACTGGAATAATGTCAATTCCGATTGCTTTCGCGTGATTTAGAATGCGTGTCATTTCTGCTTCAGTTAAAACATCACCATTTGGATCATTATAATAACTCTTATTACCAACTGTGATGGCTTTCTTAAGTGCATCGCTTTCAAATGTTTTCCCCTGTACATTCATGGACATATCGTCCAAAACAAAGCGTAAGCCATCATTTCCAAGAAGTATTTGTACCCCAGTATAGCCATTTTGATGTGCTTGATCAATAATGGTCATTAATTGTTCTTCAGAGAAGTATTTTCGACCTGCGTCAATCGAAAGAATGCTTAAAGGGACTTCGGCGGGTTCGTCCGCATAAATCTTATTACCAAAACCTGTGAATGCTAATCCAAAACTTAAAGCTAAGATTACGAATTGTTTCTTCAAGTGTTTCATTGTTTCCTCCTTATGGTTGATGTTCACGGTAACGTTTTCCTCCTTCCATAAAAAAAGACAGGACAATTACAAAAACGACGTTTTGTAATCACCCTGCCTAATTAAATAGTAACATGTGAACATTCATTTACATTATCAAAATACATGAGAAAAAGTGCCTTGTCAAGCATTTCTCGTTAAAAATGATACCGGTATCATTAATAACACAATGCATTTCATTAAAAGTATAGATTAACGTTAGAATGTACTCACAAATCTTAAGAAATCTTAATAGAGCCCTTAAAGCAGCTCAAAACGAAAAAATATCTTTACATGACCGAGATTTTATTTTATTTTTAATTCAGAAACATATCAAAAAAACAACATTATATTTCAAAATAGAACAAAGGGGATGGAAGGCATGACACATAAATCAAAATACATATCACGATTTTTAAAGTTTATGATATGTTCTTGTATTAGTTTTACGGTTTTAATGAGTAAGACAACACTTATTAATGCTCAAGAACTAAAACAAGCAGAACAAGATTTGAAATACTACTCTGAATTGACACCAGAACGAGCATTAGTAATGTTTAAAGCTTACTTATACTCATTTGATGGGATGACGGAAGAACGTGTTAATCGTTATATTAATCAGATTAAAAAACTTCCGGTAGAACAGCAAGCGGCCAAGATTGTGGAACTGAAAAAACCATTTGAAGAACGTAGAGTTCGAGAAAATCGTTTAAAAGCGATTGAGACGCTTACAGAGGAAATCCGTGGTAAGTTCTTTTTTATTCCAAGTAACGTTAAAGAAAACTATATCAGTTTAATTCAAAGTGCACCACTTGAAGAACTAGAGAAATATCGCGAGGAATTACAAGCACTTGATAAGAAGAATTCTTTAATGGCGGATGTGTTTTTAAAACTTCGTGAAGAACTTTTCAAAATGAAATTTTTATCTCAAAGTGAGAAAAATCACTATGATGATGAGATGGAATCTGCATACAACGATAAAAATGAATACATGCTGCAAAGTGTTTTCAAACGAGCACAAGAAGCGAATGAAAAGGCACGTTTAAAAGCTCCTGAAACACTCCTTGGTAATGCGAAAGCGAATGCGAAAACCAAAATCGAACGTTTATACGCCATGATTGATGCAATGGATCACGATCTTAAACCGTTACCCGATACTGCATTCTATCAAGGGTATAAACCTTTTTGGAAACAATATCAATCAATGCGTATACCAAAAGAAGCAATGTTGAAGGAATTGGAAAAGCAAAAACGTGTTGAAGATGTTGAATCATATATTTCACAAAAAGTAATGCAACACATGGACTATGTTTCGTTAGAGTATTCAGCACGAAAAGCTTTAAGCTTAGCAAAGCTTTATCCTAATGTTGCATCCGTTCAAAAACACCTTGCAGAAGATATATTCAAAACATGGCCTCAAGGTGATATTTCGGGTGTGTCTTTTGTATCCGATAGACGACTTCAACGCATTGAACTCGCAATCCAGGAATATAAGAACCAAACTAAAAAACCGGATGAACCTGCAAAACCAGTTGTACATATAAAACCAGATGTGCCTGCAAAACCAGGTGCACCTGTTAAACCAGTAGCACCTGTTAAACCAGTAGCACCTGTTAAACCAGTAGCACCTGTTAAACCAGTAGCACCTGTTAAACCAGTAGCACCTGTCAAATCAGTATTACCAGAAAAACCAAAAGTTTTGATTAAAAACACATGGAAAAAAATCAATCAGAAGAATTACTACTTCAATCAAGACGGACTTCCACTAACTGGATTTTTCAATGTAAATCAAAAACTTTATTATGCAACTGTAGAAGATGGGACGAAATTAGGTTGGCATAAGGTCAATAAAAAGTGGTACTTTACCGAACAAGACGGTTTAGTCGTTATGGGTTGGAAAAAGATTAAGAATCAGTGGTATTACTTAGATAACAGTGGTGTTATGGCAACAGGTTGGAAAAAAGTATCGAATAAGTGGTATTACCTTGGGGAATCGGGTGCTATGGCATCGGGATGGAAAAAGATAAACAATAAGTGGTACTATCTTGAAAACTCAGGTGTGATGGCAACAGGCTGGAAAAAAGTGAATCATAAGTGGTACTATCTTGAAAATTCAGGAGCGATGGCTACAGGATGGAAAAAAATTAATAATACGTGGTATTTTCTTGAACCGTCAGGAATGATGGCAACGGGATGGAAGAAAGTTAACCAGCAATGGTATTACTTTAATGATTCAGGCGCTATGATAACAGGACGGCACAAAATACAGGGGAAATGGTACCGATTTAATGAGAATGGGGTCTGGTTATAATCGACAAACAAAAACACTTCGTTTTGGAGTGTTTTTCTTTGTTGATTGACAAATGTATCATGAAAATGTAATACAGATAAATTAGAGAAGCTGAGTATGAATTTAACACAATGATATACTTATACACTTTATATGTATTGAAAAAAAAGACGAAAAATGGGACAATAAGTCACAAAGGCTCTATTAAAAAGAGTAAGATATTAAGCGAGGAAGAATCATGACACAAAATTTTTGGAAGGCACTACCAAAGCCCTTTTTTATACTAGCACCGATGGAAGATGTAACGGATGTGGTATTTCGCCATGTTGTTGCGAAAGCAGCTCAACCCGATGTATATTTCACAGAATTTACAAATAGCGAGAGTTATTTCCATGCGAAAGGACGAGAGAGTCTTCGTGGAAGATTGCTCTTCACAGAGGATGAACAACCGATTGTTGCTCATATTTGGGGTGATAATCCT
This genomic stretch from Erysipelothrix rhusiopathiae harbors:
- a CDS encoding family 20 glycosylhydrolase; the protein is MKHLKKQFVILALSFGLAFTGFGNKIYADEPAEVPLSILSIDAGRKYFSEEQLMTIIDQAHQNGYTGVQILLGNDGLRFVLDDMSMNVQGKTFESDALKKAITVGNKSYYNDPNGDVLTEAEMTRILNHAKAIGIDIIPVINSPGHMDAILVAMEELGLSNVRYQNNNKTSERTVNIENKEAIAFVQALTKKYVDYFGNAGASSIFNFGADEYANDVFTSPGWGELQKNGLYGDFIAYSNTLAQIIKDAGMKPMSFNDGIYYNSKDQFGTFDKDIIISYWTSGWWGFNVAKPDYFASKGHPILNTNDGWYWVLGRIDKDGYNLKDALKRTQTNDFNDLAGGSKIPSIGSMQAIWADDPSQDHGMNHIIELMDAFATRHADKLVKPADYSVLDHTLTAIPKNLDLYSDESVMKLQNLVASIVRSYRIPEQNKVDAINSQLEDAIKNLELKMADYSKLEVLKERVTKLNADDYENYEVITDALALIENNRKITHQSDVDEWTETLENALKALIFKNDEPNVPNPKEDDTTILDTKTENKPTTMSKTPTTQITSTTQTMKPKETTLPITGIQYDLTNKILGSLMLFGGALVLKRKS
- a CDS encoding surface protective antigen SpaC; amino-acid sequence: MTHKSKYISRFLKFMICSCISFTVLMSKTTLINAQELKQAEQDLKYYSELTPERALVMFKAYLYSFDGMTEERVNRYINQIKKLPVEQQAAKIVELKKPFEERRVRENRLKAIETLTEEIRGKFFFIPSNVKENYISLIQSAPLEELEKYREELQALDKKNSLMADVFLKLREELFKMKFLSQSEKNHYDDEMESAYNDKNEYMLQSVFKRAQEANEKARLKAPETLLGNAKANAKTKIERLYAMIDAMDHDLKPLPDTAFYQGYKPFWKQYQSMRIPKEAMLKELEKQKRVEDVESYISQKVMQHMDYVSLEYSARKALSLAKLYPNVASVQKHLAEDIFKTWPQGDISGVSFVSDRRLQRIELAIQEYKNQTKKPDEPAKPVVHIKPDVPAKPGAPVKPVAPVKPVAPVKPVAPVKPVAPVKPVAPVKSVLPEKPKVLIKNTWKKINQKNYYFNQDGLPLTGFFNVNQKLYYATVEDGTKLGWHKVNKKWYFTEQDGLVVMGWKKIKNQWYYLDNSGVMATGWKKVSNKWYYLGESGAMASGWKKINNKWYYLENSGVMATGWKKVNHKWYYLENSGAMATGWKKINNTWYFLEPSGMMATGWKKVNQQWYYFNDSGAMITGRHKIQGKWYRFNENGVWL